A genomic window from Exiguobacterium acetylicum DSM 20416 includes:
- a CDS encoding glycosyltransferase: MLYTVTSTLPPKHGGRTKSLLSRIALMEQELGAGSTIVTTNYNANYMEVYELFRTEEKVGPKVQFENIYDWLSDYKLLSIPTTRFRNKPIIKETAREIEGLKSVEKKGSDAVRYYDEEDEYVLYRKFYPETQVVEFEDFMTNASRKKVERWEYNVYGQLHRKTIYSPVHHGKMMEELYDSEGNVYCKKFYNEMARPKLILIQLYRNGRMYKAFKKEKDLFEYYFNRLFKDGDVLFVDARLLDRSILNIKADVKRVMVIHNSHLDGSTVKGSYTTMFSESDKVTRFISLTNHQKEDILERYNIPQEKISIIPHFIVPEQVQRREQVKDQFCFIGRFGLQKQMDHLIKSYAIFKQSGHATKLVLYGMDEQGQLAMMESLIEELGLQDDIEIHGFTSNPAEVFRESRASLLTSEFEGFGLTVMESINVGCPVISYDVKYGPREIIAHGENGYLVPANDMEAFAAAMVQLVERPLERVETKPSLYLETAVKNYGRLLEELSN, translated from the coding sequence ATGCTGTATACGGTAACATCGACATTACCACCAAAACACGGTGGTAGAACGAAGTCGTTATTGAGTCGGATCGCGCTCATGGAACAAGAACTTGGCGCCGGTTCAACAATCGTCACGACGAACTATAATGCAAACTATATGGAAGTCTACGAATTGTTCCGAACGGAAGAAAAAGTCGGTCCGAAAGTACAATTTGAAAATATCTACGATTGGCTATCAGATTACAAATTGTTAAGTATTCCAACGACTCGTTTTCGTAACAAACCGATCATCAAAGAAACGGCGCGTGAAATCGAAGGATTGAAAAGCGTCGAGAAAAAAGGCAGTGACGCCGTTCGTTATTATGATGAGGAAGATGAGTATGTCCTCTACCGTAAATTTTACCCTGAAACGCAAGTCGTCGAATTCGAGGATTTCATGACGAACGCTTCCCGTAAAAAAGTCGAGCGCTGGGAATATAACGTCTACGGCCAATTACACCGGAAGACGATTTATTCGCCGGTCCATCATGGAAAGATGATGGAAGAGTTGTATGATTCGGAAGGCAATGTCTATTGTAAGAAGTTTTACAATGAAATGGCGCGCCCGAAGCTCATCTTGATTCAGTTATACCGAAACGGCAGAATGTACAAAGCGTTCAAAAAAGAGAAGGACTTATTTGAGTATTACTTCAATCGATTATTTAAAGACGGTGATGTCTTGTTCGTCGATGCGCGTTTACTCGACCGCTCGATTCTCAACATCAAGGCAGATGTCAAACGGGTCATGGTCATCCATAACTCACACTTGGATGGTTCGACCGTCAAAGGATCATATACGACAATGTTCTCGGAATCCGATAAAGTGACACGTTTCATCAGTCTGACGAATCACCAAAAAGAAGACATTTTGGAGCGGTATAACATCCCGCAAGAGAAGATTTCCATCATTCCTCACTTTATCGTCCCAGAACAGGTGCAACGACGGGAACAGGTCAAGGATCAATTCTGTTTCATCGGTCGATTCGGTCTGCAAAAACAGATGGATCATTTGATTAAGAGTTATGCGATTTTCAAACAGTCAGGTCACGCGACGAAGCTTGTGCTCTACGGCATGGACGAACAAGGACAACTGGCGATGATGGAGAGTTTGATAGAAGAGCTTGGCTTACAGGACGATATCGAAATCCACGGCTTCACGTCGAATCCGGCAGAAGTGTTCCGGGAATCAAGAGCATCACTGTTGACGAGTGAATTTGAAGGATTTGGACTGACGGTCATGGAAAGTATTAATGTGGGCTGTCCGGTTATCTCTTATGACGTCAAATACGGACCACGCGAAATCATCGCTCACGGCGAGAACGGCTACCTCGTTCCAGCGAACGATATGGAAGCTTTTGCTGCCGCGATGGTGCAACTCGTTGAACGACCACTCGAGCGCGTCGAGACGAAGCCATCGCTTTACCTCGAGACAGCTGTAAAGAACTATGGACGATTACTAGAAGAATTAAGCAACTAA
- the galU gene encoding UTP--glucose-1-phosphate uridylyltransferase GalU, which translates to MKKITKAIIPAAGLGTRFLPATKAMPKEMLPILDKPTIQYIVEEAAKAGIEDIIIVTGKHKRAIEDHFDNQKELEITLENSGKTELLEKVQFSTNLANIFYVRQKEQKGLGHAILTAKQFIGNEPFAVLLGDDIVESDDPAIKQLMDVYEQTEKSVIGVQEVRPEDTHRYGIIDPVSQNGRLYDVKKFVEKPALGTAPSNLAIMGRYVLTPDIFDYLANQGEGAGGEIQLTDAIERLNADSQVFAYDFEGNRYDVGEKLGFVKTTIEYALKDAEMRDELKAFIKTLDI; encoded by the coding sequence ATGAAGAAAATCACGAAAGCCATTATTCCAGCAGCAGGACTCGGAACACGTTTCTTACCTGCGACAAAAGCCATGCCAAAAGAGATGTTACCGATTCTCGATAAACCGACGATCCAGTATATCGTCGAAGAAGCGGCAAAAGCCGGTATCGAAGATATCATCATCGTCACGGGTAAACACAAACGGGCTATCGAAGATCATTTCGATAACCAAAAAGAACTCGAGATCACGCTCGAGAACTCCGGGAAGACGGAATTACTCGAAAAGGTTCAATTCTCGACGAACCTAGCGAACATCTTCTATGTCCGCCAAAAAGAACAAAAAGGTCTCGGTCATGCCATTTTGACGGCGAAACAGTTCATCGGGAACGAACCGTTCGCAGTCTTACTCGGGGACGATATCGTTGAGTCGGACGATCCGGCAATCAAACAATTGATGGACGTCTACGAACAGACGGAGAAATCGGTCATCGGTGTACAAGAAGTCCGTCCGGAAGATACGCATCGTTACGGCATCATCGATCCTGTTTCGCAAAACGGACGACTATATGACGTGAAAAAATTCGTCGAAAAACCGGCTCTGGGCACAGCACCATCAAACCTCGCAATCATGGGGCGTTACGTACTGACACCGGATATCTTTGATTATCTAGCGAATCAAGGAGAAGGGGCGGGCGGTGAGATTCAATTGACGGATGCGATTGAACGCTTGAATGCGGATAGCCAAGTCTTTGCGTATGATTTCGAAGGCAACCGCTATGATGTCGGAGAGAAACTCGGCTTCGTCAAGACGACGATTGAATACGCGTTGAAAGATGCAGAGATGCGTGACGAACTGAAAGCTTTCATCAAGACACTAGACATTTAA
- a CDS encoding Fic family protein produces MRDYTYTYLKSLALPMETVRLIGRINEYKGKQDLYKQQAPQILNTLRDVAVIQSTKASNAIEGIIVTESRLQTIMSKSADPADRSEAEIAGYRDVLNLIHASAEDIPVNANILLQLHKELYKFVPVEGGRWKNVDNEISETYPDGTRRTRFIPVPAFETPAAMQTLCDSLRERRQHEDVDPLILTSLFVLDFLSIHPFNDGNGRMARLLTLLLLYQYGFEVGRYISLEKIVESRKEDYYESLRLSSVRWHQNQQDPFPWINYLLSTILAAYKELEDRVGLVTTGSQNKNSRIRRFVEGRITPFTKADVRKACPDISEATINRVLRDLRDEGIIAPSGLGRSAKWMKK; encoded by the coding sequence ATGCGCGACTATACATATACCTATCTCAAAAGTCTCGCCCTGCCGATGGAGACCGTCCGTTTGATTGGACGGATCAATGAGTACAAAGGAAAGCAGGATCTCTATAAACAGCAAGCGCCTCAAATCCTCAACACCTTACGCGATGTCGCCGTCATCCAGTCGACGAAAGCCTCGAATGCGATTGAAGGAATCATCGTCACGGAGAGTCGTCTCCAAACTATCATGTCAAAGTCAGCTGATCCCGCAGATCGTTCCGAGGCAGAGATTGCTGGTTACCGGGACGTCCTCAACCTGATCCATGCCTCAGCCGAGGACATCCCTGTCAATGCGAACATTCTGTTGCAACTACACAAGGAACTCTATAAGTTTGTCCCCGTCGAAGGTGGGCGGTGGAAGAACGTCGATAACGAGATCAGCGAGACATACCCGGATGGCACGCGCCGGACGCGCTTCATTCCCGTTCCAGCATTCGAAACTCCGGCAGCGATGCAGACGTTATGTGACAGCCTACGTGAGCGTCGGCAACACGAGGACGTCGATCCGCTCATCCTGACGAGTCTGTTCGTTCTCGATTTCCTATCCATTCATCCTTTTAACGACGGGAATGGTCGGATGGCACGATTGTTGACACTCTTGCTTCTCTATCAGTATGGCTTCGAGGTCGGACGCTATATCAGTCTTGAGAAAATCGTCGAATCACGGAAGGAAGATTACTATGAGTCACTCCGTCTCTCTTCTGTTCGTTGGCACCAAAACCAACAAGATCCGTTTCCTTGGATCAACTACTTGTTGAGTACGATTCTTGCTGCCTACAAAGAACTCGAAGATCGCGTCGGTTTGGTCACGACCGGTAGTCAAAACAAGAACAGTCGGATTCGTCGTTTCGTCGAAGGACGAATCACACCATTCACGAAGGCAGACGTACGGAAAGCGTGCCCCGACATCAGTGAGGCAACAATCAATCGCGTGTTGCGTGACTTACGTGACGAAGGGATCATTGCCCCATCAGGTCTTGGTCGGAGTGCGAAATGGATGAAGAAATAA
- a CDS encoding ankyrin repeat domain-containing protein, giving the protein MTKRSIQDAAFLGKRKQVMRCIERGDDLNELDEEGFAALHWAIQEGYQRIVELLLDHGADVNLPNQDGMSPLHIALYDQKTDIALLLIKRGAHLDLNEYGFSALHLIAGRSGNKKVLRKLAQNVELLHQRTDDGEGVTPLHYAAQEGKSKKVQLLLDAGAEVDAVGLDGFTPLYLAVGNNHPKAVKVLLKAGADIEAENVADGDTAVLALASAYGYERVVRLLLSYGADPLHRNEDGRTARDAALDNEHHQIAEILRQKEIDASS; this is encoded by the coding sequence ATGACGAAGCGATCGATCCAAGATGCTGCTTTTTTGGGCAAACGAAAACAAGTAATGCGCTGCATCGAACGTGGTGACGATCTGAACGAACTGGATGAAGAAGGGTTTGCGGCACTTCATTGGGCAATTCAGGAAGGGTACCAACGGATCGTCGAATTATTGCTCGATCACGGTGCGGATGTTAACCTTCCGAATCAAGACGGAATGTCACCGTTGCATATCGCGCTATATGATCAAAAGACGGACATTGCGCTACTTTTGATCAAGCGAGGCGCTCATCTTGACTTAAATGAATATGGCTTCTCAGCGCTTCATTTAATAGCGGGGCGGTCCGGCAATAAAAAAGTCTTACGCAAACTAGCGCAGAACGTCGAATTGTTACATCAACGGACCGATGATGGGGAAGGTGTGACACCGCTACATTATGCGGCGCAAGAAGGCAAGTCGAAAAAAGTCCAACTGTTACTGGATGCAGGAGCAGAAGTCGATGCCGTCGGACTGGACGGATTCACACCGTTGTATCTCGCAGTCGGAAATAATCATCCGAAAGCGGTCAAAGTGCTTCTAAAGGCGGGAGCCGACATCGAGGCGGAAAACGTTGCGGATGGCGATACGGCAGTCCTCGCATTAGCGAGTGCTTATGGCTATGAACGCGTCGTCCGGTTATTGCTCTCTTATGGAGCCGATCCACTACATCGAAATGAGGACGGGCGGACAGCGCGTGATGCGGCACTTGATAATGAACACCATCAGATTGCGGAAATCTTGCGACAAAAAGAGATCGATGCGTCGTCATGA
- a CDS encoding helix-turn-helix transcriptional regulator, producing MTAIDVILKDIETHLFDDWLVEQLAERHHYSTFHFGRLFKRQVGQTLGEYVRLRRLSVSATLLRDGVDLLEVALMCGYQSQEAYTRAFKGLYHLPPRKYVKLMELMTNKEMIQMEEQHVEGWFLSGSHAGSYTLKTDSEIVHQGRSSGKISFTSDTEEAGMFGTMMQSIQATAYREKRIMVAGFLRTEAVERAAIWFRVDDVHGDPVQFDNMTNRGLTGDQDWTYCACVLDVPLEAASLHFGVLLEGSGTVWADSFICHEVQTSIPTTNQLPQEILPLHPTNLSFDVII from the coding sequence ATGACTGCCATTGATGTCATCCTTAAAGATATCGAAACACATCTATTTGATGATTGGCTGGTGGAACAACTAGCAGAGCGCCATCACTACTCCACTTTTCATTTCGGACGACTCTTCAAACGGCAAGTCGGTCAGACACTTGGGGAATATGTCCGTTTACGTCGTTTGTCGGTCAGCGCCACTCTTTTAAGAGACGGCGTCGACTTGCTCGAAGTTGCATTGATGTGTGGGTATCAGTCACAAGAAGCCTATACGCGGGCGTTCAAAGGGTTATATCATTTACCTCCACGAAAATATGTAAAGCTGATGGAACTAATGACGAATAAGGAGATGATTCAAATGGAAGAACAGCATGTAGAAGGTTGGTTCTTAAGCGGTAGTCATGCCGGATCTTACACGCTTAAGACCGATTCAGAGATCGTCCATCAAGGACGTAGCTCTGGAAAAATCAGTTTTACGTCTGACACGGAAGAAGCAGGCATGTTCGGTACGATGATGCAAAGCATACAAGCAACTGCTTATCGGGAGAAGCGAATCATGGTCGCAGGTTTTCTGCGAACGGAAGCAGTCGAAAGGGCAGCCATCTGGTTTCGTGTCGATGACGTCCACGGTGACCCGGTACAGTTCGATAACATGACGAATCGTGGGTTGACCGGTGACCAGGACTGGACGTATTGCGCTTGTGTCCTTGACGTACCACTTGAAGCCGCATCGCTTCACTTCGGTGTATTACTTGAAGGAAGCGGAACCGTTTGGGCAGATTCATTCATCTGTCATGAAGTTCAGACATCTATTCCGACTACGAATCAATTACCTCAGGAGATTCTTCCGTTACATCCGACGAATTTGTCGTTCGATGTAATCATTTAA
- a CDS encoding permease, with translation MIGISIATRWEFDATLAYFHVSPEEKISYPYGEYFTREMNGKTLLFYSTGVRKVNGIGANQYMILRFSLTKVIVAGTCAGIDPRYDVLDIIVPDRAVQYDCTVKEIEPLIKPSFAVDLDVSKYGNDFHLGTIGTADRAVVLWRDYIELRDNGLTIADTEAGAIAYICQKNAVECIIIKGISDFPTEEKEENAVEANIEQMRIYIENTPKVMQRIFDEYVFRFLT, from the coding sequence ATGATCGGAATCAGCATCGCCACCAGATGGGAGTTCGACGCGACACTTGCGTATTTTCATGTCTCACCTGAAGAAAAAATCAGCTATCCGTATGGTGAATACTTTACGCGTGAGATGAACGGGAAGACACTTCTGTTTTACAGCACAGGCGTTCGAAAAGTAAATGGCATCGGAGCGAATCAATATATGATCCTCCGTTTCTCTTTGACGAAGGTCATCGTTGCCGGAACGTGTGCCGGGATTGACCCGAGGTACGACGTACTCGATATCATCGTTCCGGATCGTGCGGTTCAATATGATTGTACGGTCAAAGAGATTGAACCACTGATCAAGCCCTCGTTCGCCGTCGATCTCGATGTATCGAAGTATGGTAACGACTTTCATCTCGGAACGATCGGAACGGCAGACCGTGCTGTCGTCCTGTGGCGAGACTATATCGAACTGCGGGATAACGGATTGACGATTGCCGATACGGAAGCGGGGGCTATCGCGTACATCTGTCAGAAAAACGCCGTCGAATGTATCATCATCAAAGGTATCTCCGATTTTCCGACCGAAGAGAAGGAAGAAAATGCTGTCGAAGCAAACATCGAACAGATGCGGATCTATATCGAAAATACGCCGAAAGTCATGCAACGGATCTTTGACGAGTATGTGTTCAGATTTCTGACATAA
- a CDS encoding glycosyltransferase family 2 protein, whose protein sequence is MEKNLSIIIPVYNKAAYLSTCIESIQALTLDHSTIEAIFVDDGSTDDSLSILHTAAKAMDFIRIIELPENTGSPAQPRNVGIEEATGTYVTFLDADDRLDSVGFPQLVAQAASNDADIAFGQTIKHTDTSIQKVGRFASFTTANQLVPYEIDKIFRAVGPPGKILKRSVLIEHNIRFSPMKFGEDKLFFFEAISKCQTASMNPAPVYHVNRFAMNDSLVGQTSIFEKTAFNLQVLEKTLELDIPAVAKTHALSRLIEMDFLSRLFNNKRFLEHPQQQTFFDLFREMIAIFERHNANPADFIFDEIFQKQYALLQQEDYDSFVAFITLLVQKHKARRYVSENRLYYRMPESLHHLGPVLEPFFATYAGTRLVDGVFYEVVQLLKNDTASVDQVLLITPNDEATETAVPFHIEGTELFIPTEALERHSHPFQLMLIHDDYHPFVVRMTLPSSVDGMHLHYQQLKVEFRPEEQKSPLQKIDATKYHVEVPTQVVVLEKAFLYDDLDFERKQSPLEVGQLLTISDLQLTIAGTPRLVTTDGAYVTANKKYVHLPPVIDDETYLTVPPEAVRILKTCKQYTDRDFKNELPTKNTPDAILPIEKIVLSSKGTPRLKTAHDTYITANRSFVQPINEA, encoded by the coding sequence TTGGAAAAAAACTTGTCAATCATCATTCCTGTATACAATAAGGCCGCTTACTTATCGACTTGTATCGAGTCGATTCAGGCACTCACACTCGATCACTCAACGATCGAAGCGATTTTTGTTGATGACGGATCAACGGATGACTCGTTATCGATTCTCCATACGGCTGCAAAAGCGATGGATTTCATTCGCATCATCGAACTTCCTGAAAATACGGGAAGTCCTGCCCAACCGCGAAACGTCGGAATCGAAGAAGCAACAGGTACATACGTCACTTTCTTAGATGCTGATGATCGCCTTGATTCTGTCGGATTCCCTCAACTCGTCGCACAAGCCGCTTCGAACGACGCCGATATCGCATTCGGTCAAACGATCAAACATACCGACACGTCGATTCAAAAGGTCGGTCGCTTCGCATCGTTTACGACAGCTAATCAGCTTGTCCCGTATGAAATCGACAAAATATTCCGCGCGGTTGGACCTCCAGGAAAAATCCTGAAGCGCTCCGTCTTGATTGAGCATAACATCCGGTTCAGCCCAATGAAGTTCGGTGAAGATAAACTCTTCTTCTTTGAAGCCATCTCAAAATGTCAAACGGCTTCGATGAACCCTGCACCGGTCTATCACGTCAACCGATTCGCGATGAATGATTCGCTTGTCGGACAAACAAGTATTTTCGAGAAGACGGCCTTTAATTTACAAGTGCTTGAGAAAACGCTCGAACTTGATATTCCGGCAGTCGCTAAAACGCACGCTTTGAGTCGCTTGATCGAGATGGACTTCCTCTCCCGACTGTTCAACAACAAACGTTTCCTTGAGCATCCACAACAGCAGACCTTTTTCGACCTGTTCCGCGAGATGATTGCAATCTTTGAACGCCATAATGCAAACCCAGCGGATTTCATTTTCGATGAAATCTTCCAAAAACAGTATGCCTTACTTCAGCAAGAAGATTACGACAGCTTCGTCGCCTTCATCACGCTGCTCGTCCAAAAACATAAAGCGCGGCGATATGTATCGGAGAACCGTCTCTATTACCGGATGCCGGAATCGTTGCACCATCTCGGACCTGTCCTTGAGCCATTCTTTGCTACGTATGCAGGCACGCGTCTCGTTGATGGTGTCTTCTATGAAGTCGTACAATTACTCAAAAACGACACGGCTTCGGTCGATCAAGTTCTCTTAATCACGCCTAACGATGAAGCAACGGAAACCGCCGTTCCGTTCCATATCGAAGGAACTGAATTATTCATTCCGACAGAAGCACTCGAACGACATTCACATCCATTCCAATTGATGCTGATCCATGACGACTATCATCCGTTCGTCGTGCGAATGACATTACCGAGTAGTGTCGACGGGATGCATTTGCATTATCAGCAACTCAAAGTCGAATTTCGTCCCGAGGAACAAAAATCACCGTTACAGAAAATCGACGCGACGAAGTATCATGTCGAAGTACCGACACAAGTCGTTGTACTCGAGAAAGCTTTCTTGTATGATGACCTCGACTTCGAGCGCAAGCAGAGCCCTCTCGAAGTCGGTCAATTGCTGACGATTAGTGATTTACAGCTGACGATCGCTGGCACACCACGACTCGTCACCACTGACGGGGCTTACGTCACGGCAAACAAAAAATACGTCCATCTTCCGCCTGTAATCGATGACGAAACCTATCTGACTGTGCCGCCGGAAGCAGTTCGGATTTTGAAGACATGTAAACAGTACACCGATCGTGACTTTAAAAATGAACTGCCAACGAAAAATACACCAGATGCCATTCTTCCAATTGAAAAGATCGTGCTGTCATCAAAAGGAACACCACGCTTGAAAACGGCTCATGATACGTATATCACAGCCAATCGGTCATTCGTTCAACCCATCAATGAAGCTTGA